Genomic window (Drosophila ananassae strain 14024-0371.13 chromosome 3L, ASM1763931v2, whole genome shotgun sequence):
tgtttggtgtttttttttttcaatttccaaTTTCATACAACATCAAGTATAAGGTCAACGGAAATCATAATCGATTTGAAGCAACCAAAGTGGGCGGGATTTGGAGTTGTAGGTCGTGCAagatcaaaaataaatattaaaataaatttcaatgtAAGCTCAGGCTTAGAagcccaaacaaaaaaatggctTAAACTAAATATCCAAATTCACAACAACATTTAGGAATCAGTTCTTTTGAGGGGATTAAGggaataaatgaaaataagcGGCTTAACGAAGCAATActaataatttctttttggTTCCAGAAAAGCTTGGCTTTAGTGTGATTTATGATTAGATGTGGGCGTGTCACCGCCTACCTCTCATTGTATGCAAAAGAAAGGCaaaatacttttcgtttcgtttgtTTTTCGTTCGCAAAGTAAATGGAAGAAAGAACTAAGCGCCAGGACCCGGCCAGGAGCCCTCGAAACTCCCGGACGAGCCGTTGGCAGCATTAATAAATGTTGCATTGGAAATTTAGATGCTTACTTATGACTGTACCTCGCTTAATCCGGTCGCAGGTGTTGTAATTGGATCCAGGAACAGGGGGCAGCTTCCGGTTGGGCGGGGCGATGTATCCGAGCTCATCCCGCAGATCTGGACGACGCTTGTCCAGGGTGGCGCCGGGTCCCATTGTCTGATTGTAAACTACATCGTCTAGAATTAATATATGATATCGCAAACTCAATATTGAAACACTGAAGATGCTTTTCCTTCATTCTTTGCTGCTCGCAATAAATCGACTCGCATACTTTACTTCTGTTTCTTATGTTTTTCGATCTGGACTTGTTCCGTCACTCGTTTAGGatttaaattagttaaattaatttttttgtttttattttgtttgcttgctttttttttggtgcgGCATGTCAACACACTAAATGTGCTAATTAGTAGCTCAAAAATACAAGTTACAATTGCGAAAAAAGATTCCAAAAGATATTACGTgaagtgttttgtttttttttttcgatatcAAAATATACCAACTGGTCAACAATTACAATTACGATCGTTTAATAATGACATGAAATGAGCGATGAacttaattttggatttaattcaACATTACTGAATCATCGATAATGGATCTCGATGGCGATTTTAAAAAGCATCTTAGTTTTGGTTTCATAGAAAATGGGGGAAAGTGCGGAAAGTATGAACTAAAAACATTACGATAGATTTGATTTGTCTTGTTCTGTGAAGGATATTGTCTTGGGATACAGATAGAGTATATAGAAGAGTCGTTTGGAATGTGAAAGTTGCTTAGGTTATAAGCAAAACGTATATACAACAATATAGTAGGTATAACTTTAGTTGGGATTAAACTAATATTGGATATAATACTCCATTAGGCTAATAAcgaatgcatataaataggTTTGCAACTGATTTGCAAATTAATCCATTTAATGATGTTACTAGAGATATTTCAATTGCGTCACCCAATTGGTTTCAATGACGATGAAATCGCGATGATGATATATATGAACACATATTGACACTTAAATATGTTTgcaatataatatatatggaTATTTGTACATTTGATATTTGATATATTATCGGTATTTGACAGTTGGTTGGTATATTTTTGTGGTGCAAGCTTTTGGGTTTATTTCTGTAAGTGTAGCTTCTTTAAGTCTATAAATCGTGTTGAGATCATGCAAAATTTAACTAAACTAAACAGTGACATGCCACAGACACTTATTTAAGcgattaattatatatattcttaatgaTTCAATTTTTAGAGTGACGGCTTTTGGACTAAAATGTTGGTTTCAGGAAACtttatacaaaaattgaaaaaagttaGGTAGATCTTTTATAAGAACTTATGTAGTTATATATTGAATAGTGTCCttataaaagtaatattttaaattgtttagagataattattttaatatttttaagcagTCACCTTCTACAGATTTTGATTAAAGTATCTTTCAATCCCATAGATATACTATGCAAGATCCTTGCAATACTATGCAATATGCAATATTGAAACCACTTTGAGGACCAACATTTagccaaaaaacaaacagaaataaaatattaaagttcTTGAAATTGGATTAAGATGCATATATTAAGAAAGATTAATATTTCAGGGGCAACCACGCCCGCCGTAACTTCAAAAAAACCTACAATACACATCCTTCTGGCCACCACGCATGTCGTCCGCTCGTCGCCGGGACAGTgccacacacaccacacaaaTGCCCAcggccaccaccaccacggtGGCTATCAGGGGCACCATGAAGTTCAGATCGAGCCACTCGGGCATCCAGGCGGGCAGGCGGATGCGGGTATGAACATTTCCATGTCCCGTTCCATCATCAAGTGGGGCAATGGTGCctttttgatgtttttttttttgtgacaATATACAAACCATATTCACACATGCAACAACGACAACATCAACATGAACAACATTCCATGAACAACACGCAACAGgcatttttgatattttgatAAGAAGTATTTCATATTTGAAGCGGAAGTGTCACGAGATTTCGAAAGTGTTGTGTTTCAGATGTGTGTGTTTGTCGTTGGGTGTGAGTGTGTTTTTCAAAGAGAGAGTAGAGAGGAACCGAAAAAAGAACAAATATGATAATTAGTCGGGATTATAGATACCTTTGTGATGATTGCCCTTGCTACGCAGTATACAAATAACAATTATAGCGATTATAATGACGAGCAGAGCCGCCACGACGGGCACTACTAAATTTAGGTTCGATAGGATAATGCGGATCGTGTCCTCGGCGCTTAATTCGGGTAAATCACGCGAGGGTGCGATAGTGcctgcaacaacaataacaacaacaaccaaagGGTGTTTTTTTCAGTGGGTGGCAGGACACACAtataaggtatatatatatatatatataatattatatattattatatatattatatataatataaggagtgagagatagagagacgacagagagagagagatagaacACTTTCACCTTTCACCCAAAGGACACCTTTAAAAAACACTTTACATATACAAATACAGACTAAGGCATTTCAAAAAGTGtttaacttttgtttttttttaagatataaaaagtaaaaattatttttaagttttttggtttttagttTATAATACATTTGCGCAAAACTTGAGGCACGCATCAAATTgtgaataatatttatatgaatgagaaaaaatctatttaactatttgaaaaaattcgtAATTATATGTTTAAGATACGtttaaatgcaatttgtttataatCCGCTTAAAGCTAATTAATGATGTACGAGAGTATGTAGGTCAAGTCGCAAACAACATTCCAAGAAAATAGATGAATCTTCTTGAAGGAAACTTAGGCGGAACTCAACTCAACTCAACTCAACTATAACTATAACTAtaactttaaagtttaaactgaaattaattgaaatggCAATAACCCAAAACAAATTGTCTGCAAATGACTGGAGCTGTAGTGTAAGTATATAAGTTTTAAGGAAATGATGTCTCTCGGATCGGATCTAAACTCTCTGGCCAGGATGAGGACACTTTGGTTGTTGtgcttttgtattttttttatggcaTATGGTGGCTCTGCTCGATTCTCGATTGAGTTTCTTATGCATTTTGGCTTTTCCAAGTCTCTGGTTAATGAGCACTCtgctatttgaaataaaaattaaattaattttctaaaatCATAACTATATCCGTTTTTTATTCGTGGTGGGTGAATCGATTCTGTGACCAGTTGTGAAGGTTGAAGTTTACTtttgaatttcaaatattattaGAGAGAAGATATTTGATATATTTAATGATCAGGTTGAACATCAATTGGAATTTTTACATTTCAGAGATTCAGGAATGGTTCGGCGGGTACAACAACATTTATTAGCAGCTTCTTTCCTAATCTATATTGGAATTACATTATTTTATACAATCGATTTTTTCACAAACTGGGCacagaaatgcaaaaaataaaagaataaaatttttaaacaaaaattaaatcataaatattcatactGTGATCTATAGAGCTCTACAATGTTTGGgtctattaaaaaaaaaataaagaaaacaataAGAAACTTAAAAGATTGCTGGTTTGGTGAATTAGTAATCTATTCGTTTATATACATAAGGATACTTGGCATTAGCTCTTCGTTTGGGGATTGTTGATAAAAACGGAAGGAAACAAATTGCATTTACGTAAGTcaaatgattattattatacaCTATTTGGGTGCAGCTGCTTTCAGAGTTCTGACaattcaaaatgaaaagtatcttccaataaattataatttaaataactAAAAAGCCATTTTAGAGTGCGTTTAATAAACCAAAACTATATCAATTACTGTGCAattgtttcttatttttgaaataaaaataacaagttGGCTCATTGTTTGGTAAGCAATATAcagatttttttctttttgttggtAAAAGGCAAAATGAACTCATAAAAAGTGTGGATATAACATTGTACAGCTTGGTGCTTATCATCTTGTTATTTGTATATGGACAGAGTTCTGGGAAACCCCTTCTTAAGACCCTATACTGCCAGTTCTGAGGGCATAGAGGTGATCTTAGGAAAGGGCTTCTGCTCAGTCTACGTAGAGTACTTTATGTACAAAGCAATGCAGGGATATATAGGGGGAGAATCGGAGAACAGATCATAAATACCTCCAGTGACAGTCAAGGTGGCAAAGTCGTATTCGGCAACTGTGAATCCGGCGGAGTTGTGGGCGGTGATTCTCAGATTGTACCAGGTGGCGGGCTCCAGATCCAAAACTACGTAGTTGTTGTCGGGCTTGACATTGTTGGAGATCTGGTTCCATTCGATTTGATCGCTGTATTAATGATTATAGGTTTTAGTAACAGTTTAACATGCAAATATTAGAACAACTACCGCTTCTTGCTCTCAACAACAAAGTGGGACATGGGGCAACCACCATCTTTCCAGGCCTTGAAGTGCAGGGACACTGAATTGGAGGACACTTCGATGAATCGTGGTTTTTCGGGCAACTTGGGCTTTTGGCCTTTAGTACGGGTGTTCAGAATATCAGAAGCCTCTCCAGCGCCAATGCTATAAGATAAATAGTTTAAGAATTGAAGCTTCAGAAGGTATTAGTTGACTTACTTGTTGAATCCGGTGGCATAGACTTGATAGCGGGAGCCGCAGAGTAAATTCTCAATGTTGTGTTTCTGTGAGTCCACGGACACTTCAGCAGTTTCCCATTCTCCGAATTCTGTAAAGGATAATTATTCAGTTGAAGCCTCTTAACTCGTAACTATCAGCTTACCTGGTTTGTAGTGCAGAGTGTATCCATGTAGAGGAGCAGTATCTCCCTCATGGGGCTTTAGTTTCACAGTCAGAGCATCTGTGGTGGTGGCCGAGAGGGTGACATGGGGCGACTGGGGTGGAGCCAACACGATGAGCTTGTGGGTGATCGAGTCCTTGGCAATTGAGTTCTCAGCATGGCAGGAGTAGTCGCCGGCATCCTGGCGATTCACGGACTTGATCAGCAGAGAGCCATCGGGGAGGACACGCATACGATCATTGGCACTGAATTCCACTCCCTTGATCTTCCAGGTGATTTCTGGTTGGGGGGCTCCGACAGCCAGGCAGGGCATCTTGGCGTCCTCCTTGAAGGTGGCGTTGAAGGTGTCATCGAAGGAGGCGATCTTGGCGGGCACTTGGTCGCTGGGCATGGCCACAATACTCTTGGATTGCTGACCCTCGCCAATGGTCGTGCTGGCAGTCACCCAGAATTCGTAAGGTTTGTTCTTCTCCAGTTCTGTGGCCTCGAAGCTCATCTGGTAGTGGGGCACCTTCTGGGTCTTAGTCTCGGTCTCAGCGCCTTCAGCCTTAGAGTAAACGGTGTACTGGGTGATGATTCCGTTGGGCTGTGCTGGTGATCTCCAAGAGACAAGGATGGCGGCATTACCCATAACCAGGGCCTTGACATCGGTGGGGGCTTCGGGAACTGTGGAAAAAGGGAGTTAGTCTGTTATAAGGTGGAGCAGCTTAGCTACTTACCATCTGGTTCGGTTTGGCAGTGAATGGGCACACTTCGAACTCCATCACCTCCGGCAGTAGTGGCCAGGACTTGCATGGTATAGTTGGTGTACTTCTTCAGGCCATGGAGAACTGTGTCCGAAGAGGCAGTCTTCTTGTAGTGACGCTTGGTCTCATCTGTTTTGGATATTTTGAACAATTAGTACTCGAAACCCTCGAAAAAGCAAGACCTCTGATGTACTTACCATACCACTCATCGCTGGGGGCATAGACAACCTTGTAAGTCTTGATCACACCGTTGGCGGATTCCAGGGGAGGGCTAACCCAGCTGACGCGGATGGTCTGAGAGGTCAAGGTGGTGCAGGCAGTGTCGCTGGGTGGCTGGCTGGGTGTACCTTCGGCAGTGAATTGTTTCTCCTCCTCGCTCAGCGGTCCGGCTCCGATCTTGTTGAAGGCTTGGATCACCACAGAGTACTGGGTGTAAACGCGCAGGTTTTGCAGTTCCAGGTTATGCTCCTTGCCCTCCTCGGTGATGAAGTTGATGGTTTCGAAGACGTACGAAGAGTTGGTGTTGGATAGCTTGTAGCCGACATAGTAGCCCAGGATCTCGCCGTTCCATTCGTTGCGTGGTGGTGGCTTCCAGGTGACGCGCATAGTGGTCTGGTTCACGGGTTCCACTTTGATGTTCTGCGGCTTGCCAGAGGGCGCTTCTTCGGCCGTGATGATGGTCACTGCCTCGGAAGACTGCGAGGTTCCAATGGCGTTCTCGGCGACGATGCGAATGTTGTAGGTGGTTGCCGGGCTGAGCTTCTGTACTTGGGCTTCGGTGGTGTGTCCGGGCACGATGACTCGGTCGATTTCACTCCAGGAGGCGCGGGATCGCTTAAACTCAATGATGTACCTGTCCAGGGGCGAGTTTCCGTCGTAGGGTTGGGCCCAGCTGAGCTGTACAGAGCGGCCGGACTTGTCAAGGACCTTCAGGGCGTAGGGCATCTCGGGCACTTCCTGAACAATCATGTTGATACTGGCATCGTCGGATCCAAAGGCATTGGTGGCCACACAGGTGAACAGGGCGGAGTCAGACCTTTCGGTACGCTTGATGGACAAACTGGACATGACGCCGGTGGACAGGATTTCCTCGCGAATGGTGTATCGGTTGTCGTTCTTGGGATCCAGTCGCATGTTGTTCATGTTCCATAAAATGCCGATGGGCTTCTCTCCCTTGGCCTCGCATTGCAATACGGCGGGTTCTCCTCGTCGGGCGGTCTGGTTCCTCAGCTTCTCGGTGAATTCTGGCGGTGCCTGGACACTGATCATGATTACTGCCGAGAGTCCAGAGCCGATGCCGTTTATGGCTTCGCACAAGTAGTAGCCTTCGTTGGTCTTCTGGATGTTGTCGATGTGGAGGGTTCCTTCTTCTACGCGAATGTTGTCGTTCTTCTTCAGGTCC
Coding sequences:
- the LOC6492917 gene encoding Down syndrome cell adhesion molecule-like protein Dscam2 isoform X38; protein product: MMQIMGGTTFNIQCPVQSYPMPVFKWYKFIEGTTRKQAVVLNDRVKQVSGTLIIKDAVVDDSGKYLCVVNNSVGGESVETVLTVTAPLSAKIDPPTQTVDFGRPAVFTCQYTGNPIKTVSWMKDGKAIGHSEPVLRIESVKKEDKGMYQCFVRNDQESAEASAELKLGGRFDPPVIRQAFQEETMEPGPSVFLKCVAGGNPTPEISWELDGKKIANNDRYQVGQYVTVNGDVVSYLNITSVHANDGGLYKCQAKSKVGVADHSAKLNVYGLPYIRQMEKKAIVAGETLIVTCPVAGYPIDSIVWERDNRALPINRKQKVFPNGTLIIENVERNSDQATYTCVAKNQEGYSARGSLEVQVMVPPQIVPFAYEDVINMGDSIDLFCQIQKGDRPVKVHWSFERSSGESGFDQMQPQMRTNRISGKTSMLSIPSASPAHTGRYTCIASNLAGTTTYSVDLTVNVPPRWILEPTDKAFAQGSDAKVECKADGFPKPQVTWKKAVGDTPGEYKDLKKNDNIRVEEGTLHIDNIQKTNEGYYLCEAINGIGSGLSAVIMISVQAPPEFTEKLRNQTARRGEPAVLQCEAKGEKPIGILWNMNNMRLDPKNDNRYTIREEILSTGVMSSLSIKRTERSDSALFTCVATNAFGSDDASINMIVQEVPEMPYALKVLDKSGRSVQLSWAQPYDGNSPLDRYIIEFKRSRASWSEIDRVIVPGHTTEAQVQKLSPATTYNIRIVAENAIGTSQSSEAVTIITAEEAPSGKPQNIKVEPVNQTTMRVTWKPPPRNEWNGEILGYYVGYKLSNTNSSYVFETINFITEEGKEHNLELQNLRVYTQYSVVIQAFNKIGAGPLSEEEKQFTAEGTPSQPPSDTACTTLTSQTIRVSWVSPPLESANGVIKTYKVVYAPSDEWYDETKRHYKKTASSDTVLHGLKKYTNYTMQVLATTAGGDGVRSVPIHCQTEPDVPEAPTDVKALVMGNAAILVSWRSPAQPNGIITQYTVYSKAEGAETETKTQKVPHYQMSFEATELEKNKPYEFWVTASTTIGEGQQSKSIVAMPSDQVPAKIASFDDTFNATFKEDAKMPCLAVGAPQPEITWKIKGVEFSANDRMRVLPDGSLLIKSVNRQDAGDYSCHAENSIAKDSITHKLIVLAPPQSPHVTLSATTTDALTVKLKPHEGDTAPLHGYTLHYKPEFGEWETAEVSVDSQKHNIENLLCGSRYQVYATGFNNIGAGEASDILNTRTKGQKPKLPEKPRFIEVSSNSVSLHFKAWKDGGCPMSHFVVESKKRDQIEWNQISNNVKPDNNYVVLDLEPATWYNLRITAHNSAGFTVAEYDFATLTVTGGTIAPLDDGTGHGNVHTRIRLPAWMPEWLDLNFMVPLIATVVVVAVGICVVCVALSRRRADDMRGGQKDVYYDVVYNQTMGPGATLDKRRPDLRDELGYIAPPNRKLPPVPGSNYNTCDRIKRGRGGLRSNHSTWDPRRNPNLYEELKAPPVPMHGNHYGHAHGNVECHYRHPGMEDEICPYATFHLLGFREEMDPTKAMNFQTFPHQNGHAGPVPGHAGTMLPPGHPGHVHSRSGSQSMPRANRYQRKNSQGGQSSIYTPAPEYDDPANCAEEDQYRRYTRVNSQGGSLYSGPGPEYDDPANCAPEEDQYGSQYGGPYGQPYDHYGSRGSMGRRSIGSARNPGNGSPEPPPPPPRNHDMSNSSFNDSKESNEISEAECDRDHGPRGNYGEDTEAVKRSPQPKDQRTTEEMRKLIESRRQLNEAGPKQLQLQQTNGAGFTAYDTMAV
- the LOC6492917 gene encoding Down syndrome cell adhesion molecule-like protein Dscam2 isoform X36, which codes for MPAFRWYKFIEGTTRKQAVVLNDRVKQVSGTLIIKDAVVDDSGKYLCVVNNSVGGESVETVLTVTAPLSAKIDPPTQTVDFGRPAVFTCQYTGNPIKTVSWMKDGKAIGHSEPVLRIESVKKEDKGMYQCFVRNDQESAEASAELKLGGRFDPPVIRQAFQEETMEPGPSVFLKCVAGGNPTPEISWELDGKKIANNDRYQVGQYVTVNGDVVSYLNITSVHANDGGLYKCQAKSKVGVADHSAKLNVYGLPYIRQMEKKAIVAGETLIVTCPVAGYPIDSIVWERDNRALPINRKQKVFPNGTLIIENVERNSDQATYTCVAKNQEGYSARGSLEVQVMVPPQIVPFAYEDVINMGDSIDLFCQIQKGDRPVKVHWSFERSSGESGFDQMQPQMRTNRISGKTSMLSIPSASPAHTGRYTCIASNLAGTTTYSVDLTVNVPPRWILEPTDKAFAQGSDAKVECKADGFPKPQVTWKKAVGDTPGEYKDLKKNDNIRVEEGTLHIDNIQKTNEGYYLCEAINGIGSGLSAVIMISVQAPPEFTEKLRNQTARRGEPAVLQCEAKGEKPIGILWNMNNMRLDPKNDNRYTIREEILSTGVMSSLSIKRTERSDSALFTCVATNAFGSDDASINMIVQEVPEMPYALKVLDKSGRSVQLSWAQPYDGNSPLDRYIIEFKRSRASWSEIDRVIVPGHTTEAQVQKLSPATTYNIRIVAENAIGTSQSSEAVTIITAEEAPSGKPQNIKVEPVNQTTMRVTWKPPPRNEWNGEILGYYVGYKLSNTNSSYVFETINFITEEGKEHNLELQNLRVYTQYSVVIQAFNKIGAGPLSEEEKQFTAEGTPSQPPSDTACTTLTSQTIRVSWVSPPLESANGVIKTYKVVYAPSDEWYDETKRHYKKTASSDTVLHGLKKYTNYTMQVLATTAGGDGVRSVPIHCQTEPDVPEAPTDVKALVMGNAAILVSWRSPAQPNGIITQYTVYSKAEGAETETKTQKVPHYQMSFEATELEKNKPYEFWVTASTTIGEGQQSKSIVAMPSDQVPAKIASFDDTFNATFKEDAKMPCLAVGAPQPEITWKIKGVEFSANDRMRVLPDGSLLIKSVNRQDAGDYSCHAENSIAKDSITHKLIVLAPPQSPHVTLSATTTDALTVKLKPHEGDTAPLHGYTLHYKPEFGEWETAEVSVDSQKHNIENLLCGSRYQVYATGFNNIGAGEASDILNTRTKGQKPKLPEKPRFIEVSSNSVSLHFKAWKDGGCPMSHFVVESKKRDQIEWNQISNNVKPDNNYVVLDLEPATWYNLRITAHNSAGFTVAEYDFATLTVTGGTIAPLDDGTGHGNVHTRIRLPAWMPEWLDLNFMVPLIATVVVVAVGICVVCVALSRRRADDMRGGQKDVYYDVVYNQTMGPGATLDKRRPDLRDELGYIAPPNRKLPPVPGSNYNTCDRIKRGRGGLRSNHSTWDPRRNPNLYEELKAPPVPMHGNHYGHAHGNVECHYRHPGMEDEICPYATFHLLGFREEMDPTKAMNFQTFPHQNGHAGPVPGHAGTMLPPGHPGHVHSRSGSQSMPRANRYQRKNSQGGQSSIYTPAPEYDDPANCAEEDQYRRYTRVNSQGGSLYSGPGPEYDDPANCAPEEDQYGSQYGGPYGQPYDHYGSRGSMGRRSIGSARNPGNGSPEPPPPPPRNHDMSNSSFNDSKESNEISEAECDRDHGPRGNYGEDTEAVKRSPQPKDQRTTEEMRKLIESRRQLNEAGPKQLQLQQTNGAGFTAYDTMAV
- the LOC6492917 gene encoding Down syndrome cell adhesion molecule-like protein Dscam2 isoform X37; its protein translation is MKTYAGHSTLALLCPAQGYPVPFFRWYKFIEGTTRKQAVVLNDRVKQVSGTLIIKDAVVDDSGKYLCVVNNSVGGESVETVLTVTAPLSAKIDPPTQTVDFGRPAVFTCQYTGNPIKTVSWMKDGKAIGHSEPVLRIESVKKEDKGMYQCFVRNDQESAEASAELKLGGRFDPPVIRQAFQEETMEPGPSVFLKCVAGGNPTPEISWELDGKKIANNDRYQVGQYVTVNGDVVSYLNITSVHANDGGLYKCQAKSKVGVADHSAKLNVYGLPYIRQMEKKAIVAGETLIVTCPVAGYPIDSIVWERDNRALPINRKQKVFPNGTLIIENVERNSDQATYTCVAKNQEGYSARGSLEVQVMVPPQIVPFAYEDVINMGDSIDLFCQIQKGDRPVKVHWSFERSSGESGFDQMQPQMRTNRISGKTSMLSIPSASPAHTGRYTCIASNLAGTTTYSVDLTVNVPPRWILEPTDKAFAQGSDAKVECKADGFPKPQVTWKKAVGDTPGEYKDLKKNDNIRVEEGTLHIDNIQKTNEGYYLCEAINGIGSGLSAVIMISVQAPPEFTEKLRNQTARRGEPAVLQCEAKGEKPIGILWNMNNMRLDPKNDNRYTIREEILSTGVMSSLSIKRTERSDSALFTCVATNAFGSDDASINMIVQEVPEMPYALKVLDKSGRSVQLSWAQPYDGNSPLDRYIIEFKRSRASWSEIDRVIVPGHTTEAQVQKLSPATTYNIRIVAENAIGTSQSSEAVTIITAEEAPSGKPQNIKVEPVNQTTMRVTWKPPPRNEWNGEILGYYVGYKLSNTNSSYVFETINFITEEGKEHNLELQNLRVYTQYSVVIQAFNKIGAGPLSEEEKQFTAEGTPSQPPSDTACTTLTSQTIRVSWVSPPLESANGVIKTYKVVYAPSDEWYDETKRHYKKTASSDTVLHGLKKYTNYTMQVLATTAGGDGVRSVPIHCQTEPDVPEAPTDVKALVMGNAAILVSWRSPAQPNGIITQYTVYSKAEGAETETKTQKVPHYQMSFEATELEKNKPYEFWVTASTTIGEGQQSKSIVAMPSDQVPAKIASFDDTFNATFKEDAKMPCLAVGAPQPEITWKIKGVEFSANDRMRVLPDGSLLIKSVNRQDAGDYSCHAENSIAKDSITHKLIVLAPPQSPHVTLSATTTDALTVKLKPHEGDTAPLHGYTLHYKPEFGEWETAEVSVDSQKHNIENLLCGSRYQVYATGFNNIGAGEASDILNTRTKGQKPKLPEKPRFIEVSSNSVSLHFKAWKDGGCPMSHFVVESKKRDQIEWNQISNNVKPDNNYVVLDLEPATWYNLRITAHNSAGFTVAEYDFATLTVTGGTIAPLDDGTGHGNVHTRIRLPAWMPEWLDLNFMVPLIATVVVVAVGICVVCVALSRRRADDMRGGQKDVYYDVVYNQTMGPGATLDKRRPDLRDELGYIAPPNRKLPPVPGSNYNTCDRIKRGRGGLRSNHSTWDPRRNPNLYEELKAPPVPMHGNHYGHAHGNVECHYRHPGMEDEICPYATFHLLGFREEMDPTKAMNFQTFPHQNGHAGPVPGHAGTMLPPGHPGHVHSRSGSQSMPRANRYQRKNSQGGQSSIYTPAPEYDDPANCAEEDQYRRYTRVNSQGGSLYSGPGPEYDDPANCAPEEDQYGSQYGGPYGQPYDHYGSRGSMGRRSIGSARNPGNGSPEPPPPPPRNHDMSNSSFNDSKESNEISEAECDRDHGPRGNYGEDTEAVKRSPQPKDQRTTEEMRKLIESRRQLNEAGPKQLQLQQTNGAGFTAYDTMAV
- the LOC6492917 gene encoding Down syndrome cell adhesion molecule-like protein Dscam2 isoform X35; this translates as MSYSVFVEPVSSTAPKVPPLQSRPLVVPGHSSLSILCPAQGYPAPSFRWYKFIEGTTRKQAVVLNDRVKQVSGTLIIKDAVVDDSGKYLCVVNNSVGGESVETVLTVTAPLSAKIDPPTQTVDFGRPAVFTCQYTGNPIKTVSWMKDGKAIGHSEPVLRIESVKKEDKGMYQCFVRNDQESAEASAELKLGGRFDPPVIRQAFQEETMEPGPSVFLKCVAGGNPTPEISWELDGKKIANNDRYQVGQYVTVNGDVVSYLNITSVHANDGGLYKCQAKSKVGVADHSAKLNVYGLPYIRQMEKKAIVAGETLIVTCPVAGYPIDSIVWERDNRALPINRKQKVFPNGTLIIENVERNSDQATYTCVAKNQEGYSARGSLEVQVMVPPQIVPFAYEDVINMGDSIDLFCQIQKGDRPVKVHWSFERSSGESGFDQMQPQMRTNRISGKTSMLSIPSASPAHTGRYTCIASNLAGTTTYSVDLTVNVPPRWILEPTDKAFAQGSDAKVECKADGFPKPQVTWKKAVGDTPGEYKDLKKNDNIRVEEGTLHIDNIQKTNEGYYLCEAINGIGSGLSAVIMISVQAPPEFTEKLRNQTARRGEPAVLQCEAKGEKPIGILWNMNNMRLDPKNDNRYTIREEILSTGVMSSLSIKRTERSDSALFTCVATNAFGSDDASINMIVQEVPEMPYALKVLDKSGRSVQLSWAQPYDGNSPLDRYIIEFKRSRASWSEIDRVIVPGHTTEAQVQKLSPATTYNIRIVAENAIGTSQSSEAVTIITAEEAPSGKPQNIKVEPVNQTTMRVTWKPPPRNEWNGEILGYYVGYKLSNTNSSYVFETINFITEEGKEHNLELQNLRVYTQYSVVIQAFNKIGAGPLSEEEKQFTAEGTPSQPPSDTACTTLTSQTIRVSWVSPPLESANGVIKTYKVVYAPSDEWYDETKRHYKKTASSDTVLHGLKKYTNYTMQVLATTAGGDGVRSVPIHCQTEPDVPEAPTDVKALVMGNAAILVSWRSPAQPNGIITQYTVYSKAEGAETETKTQKVPHYQMSFEATELEKNKPYEFWVTASTTIGEGQQSKSIVAMPSDQVPAKIASFDDTFNATFKEDAKMPCLAVGAPQPEITWKIKGVEFSANDRMRVLPDGSLLIKSVNRQDAGDYSCHAENSIAKDSITHKLIVLAPPQSPHVTLSATTTDALTVKLKPHEGDTAPLHGYTLHYKPEFGEWETAEVSVDSQKHNIENLLCGSRYQVYATGFNNIGAGEASDILNTRTKGQKPKLPEKPRFIEVSSNSVSLHFKAWKDGGCPMSHFVVESKKRDQIEWNQISNNVKPDNNYVVLDLEPATWYNLRITAHNSAGFTVAEYDFATLTVTGGTIAPLDDGTGHGNVHTRIRLPAWMPEWLDLNFMVPLIATVVVVAVGICVVCVALSRRRADDMRGGQKDVYYDVVYNQTMGPGATLDKRRPDLRDELGYIAPPNRKLPPVPGSNYNTCDRIKRGRGGLRSNHSTWDPRRNPNLYEELKAPPVPMHGNHYGHAHGNVECHYRHPGMEDEICPYATFHLLGFREEMDPTKAMNFQTFPHQNGHAGPVPGHAGTMLPPGHPGHVHSRSGSQSMPRANRYQRKNSQGGQSSIYTPAPEYDDPANCAEEDQYRRYTRVNSQGGSLYSGPGPEYDDPANCAPEEDQYGSQYGGPYGQPYDHYGSRGSMGRRSIGSARNPGNGSPEPPPPPPRNHDMSNSSFNDSKESNEISEAECDRDHGPRGNYGEDTEAVKRSPQPKDQRTTEEMRKLIESRRQLNEAGPKQLQLQQTNGAGFTAYDTMAV